Proteins found in one Polyodon spathula isolate WHYD16114869_AA chromosome 10, ASM1765450v1, whole genome shotgun sequence genomic segment:
- the LOC121322433 gene encoding deleted in malignant brain tumors 1 protein-like produces the protein MEPAVQLFVYALIAFDSAFPGSSAQQTSSNTAGVPSQKWYTETTYPETATTPYRTTAWPYRTTAWPYRTTAWPYRTTAWPYRTTAWPYRTTTWPITTFVPCGGQLTGERGAFTSPNYPYSYPHNARCVWYITVDRHSQIYLTLTNVQLECGYDYVRVYNGPSTSSPQIGQVCQSQGVTFSSSSNTMTVVFTSDGSITGSGFTASYYYYDTASCAGLCGGSNALCSCDSSCVYSNSCCRDFCDVCPYENYNYCFHTSTPSYPNPTTPATGSCYGSCYGYAGNCSCSSNCAYYGNCCDDFCNYCPYLNYGYCQPSTTPTPSTPGSCGGYLGGPYGSFSSPNYPYNYPNGAYCTWHIQVERNDKIYLTFLKIQMEACSNCNCDSISIYDGPSTNYRRIGFICRNNTTVFESSSNTMTVVFRTDGSVTATGFYAHYNTVHQNRANIQCSSDYMEVTLQRSYIESLGYNASELYLNDPNCRPQTTGSQVLFRIPLNRCGTFREVNNGSIAYYNNIRGYSSGGVITRQTNLQLRVGCKMEQNTNVEIMYVAKEEVTANETSWGQYRVNMAFYTSNSFWTPVREWPYYVDLNQELFVQVQLNSSDSDLVVFVDTCVASPSSHDFVSKTYYLIRNGCVRDGTYSSYYSNAIGTARFKFSAFKFLQSHPSVYLQCKIAVCQAYDYSARCYRGCLPRSKRDLSSSGRKTEVVLGPIQLRQEGAPGDQMKAGEKAPVKIPT, from the exons ATGGAGCCTGCTGTGCAACTGTTTGTATATGCGCTGATTGCTTTTGACAGTGCATTCCCAG GATCTTCTGCCCAACAAACATCATCTAACACAGCAG gagttccttctcaaaaatggtACACCGAAACAACATACCCAGAAACAGCCA CAACACCCTATAGAACCACAGCCTGGCCCTATAGAACCACAGCCTGGCCCTACAGAACCACAGCCTGGCCCTACAGAACCACAGCCTGGCCCTACAGAACCACAGCCTGGCCCTACAGAACCACAACCTGGCCCATCACCACTTTTG tacctTGTGGGGGTCAACTGACTGGTGAAAGAGGAGCATTTACAAGCCCCAACTACCCGTACTCCTACCCACACAATGCACGCTGCGTCTGGTACATAACAGTTGATCGACACAGTCAAATATACCTGACTTTGACAAATGTTCA attggaATGTGGATATGACTATGTTAGAGTGTACAATGGCCCTTCAACCAGTTCTCCACAAATCGGACAAGTGTGTCAGTCACAGGGTGTGACTTTTAGTTCATCTTCAAATACCATGACTGTGGTCTTCACTTCCGACGGTTCCATCACAGGCTCAGGATTTACTGCATCTTACTACTATTATG aCACTGCATCGTGTGCAGGCCTCTGCGGTGGCTCTAATGCATTGTGCTCCTGTGATTCCAGCTGTGTGTATTCTAATAGCTGCTGCCGGGACTTCTGTGATGTCTGCCCTTATGAGAATTACA ATTACTGCTTTCACACCTCCACTCCTTCCTATCCAAACCCCACAACACCAGCAACAG GATCATGCTATGGCAGTTGCTATGGTTATGCTGGAAACTGCTCATGCAGCTCCAATTGTGCTTATTATGGTAACTGCTGTGATGACTTCTGTAACTACTGCCCCTATTTGAATTACG GTTACTGTCAACCTTCAACCACCCCAACCCCAAGCACACcag gtTCCTGTGGAGGTTACCTGGGAGGACCCTATGGATCATTCTCAAGCCCTAACTACCCCTATAATTACCCAAATGGAGCCTACTGCACATGGCACATACAGGTTGAAAGAAATGATAAAATATACTTGACATTCCTTAAAATACA aatgGAAGCTTGCAGTAATTGTAACTGTGATTCAATTTCAATATATGATGGACCTTCAACCAATTACCGTCGCATTGGATTTATTTGTCGTAATAATACAACTGTATTTGAATCATCTTCAAACACTATGACAGTGGTGTTCAGAACAGACGGgtctgtcacagctactgggtTTTATGCtcactacaatactgtacatcaaaACCGAG CAAACATCCAGTGCAGTTCGGACTACATGGAAGTGACTTTGCAGAGGTCTTACATCGAGTCCCTGGGCTATAATGCCAGTGAATTATACCTGAATGATCCAAACTGCAGACCGCAAACCACGGGCTCTCAGGTTCTGTTCAGAATACCACTGAATCGCTGTGGAACGTTCCGAGAG GTAAATAACGGAAGCATTGCCTATTACAATAACATCAGAGGTTATAGTTCTGGAGGGGTGATCACCCGCCAAACCAACCTGCAGCTTCGCGTGGGCTGCAAAATGGAACAGAACACAAATGTGGAGATCATGTACGTGGCGAAGGAAGAGGTGACTGCTAATGAAACCAGCTGGGGCCAATACAGAGTCAACATGGCATTCTACACATCAAATTCGTTCTGGACACCTGTTCGTGAATGGCCATATTATGTGGATTTGAACCAAGAACTTTTCGTGCAAGTGCAGCTCAACAGCTCGGATTCAGACCTGGTTGTGTTTGTGGACACCTGCGTGGCCTCCCCTTCTTCACATGACTTTGTGTCAAAGACCTACTACTTAATCAGAAACGG GTGTGTGAGAGATGGCACATACTCTTCCTATTACTCTAATGCTATAGGCACTGCCCGCTTCAAATTCAGTGCCTTCAAGTTTCTGCAGAGCCACCCTTCAGTGTACCTGCAGTGTAAAATTGCAGTGTGCCAGGCCTACGATTATTCCGCTCGCTGC